Within Lolium rigidum isolate FL_2022 chromosome 5, APGP_CSIRO_Lrig_0.1, whole genome shotgun sequence, the genomic segment cagaatatgtaccaatggtaaaatgcacacgtgtagttcttgttaccttgagcttccgagagctctcaaaccattgtatgtagtatggatgtgtgcgctgtcttgtaggaagagaaagcttctccaccatatcaacgctagccagattattgcagctccctccatcaatgatgatccttatagctcgctcttttacaacgcctcttgtttggaacagattgtggcgttgatcatgctcagctttgctcaattgcacgctcaacacacgctgtgcaactaagctcctatactgatcagcagtgtgatgtagccccgctcaccgacgacactccatcaagaccaacaagtcccccaagtggaccaatgacacgagcccgagccaaggctctacatgatgaggtgaactcgctcctcactacccttgatcttggtacccctttggatggattgctacctcatgccgacgtgctatgtgtcattaggtacaaggagcatcaagaccacggagaggaggacaagccaaggtcaagggaaggagaggagcagctggacgcgaagatggacatggagccggaccggaagtcgcccgaagagcgcaaggaagagaagatggacggccggtccagaatccggtctgaccggcctcctcgaccgggccacccggtccacagcccggtctgaccggcctccggaccgggccgcccggtccgaaACCGGGATTTGCGCTCGTGACATCCGGACGCCATCCGGGAACTTGGAGCCTCGTCCGGTCgccgccggtcccaggcccgtcgAACCGGccgccggtcacgagcccggtcgaccggacccatgaccggcctgcccggtcacaggcccggtccgaccggatcccagaccggacctgCACGACGTGCCTTATCTATTCGGCCCGAACTTATCCTTTTCGGCCTGTCGCATgccttgtaagactatataaGTACCCCCGGAAcgccctcattagctctttagacttgttttgaactcaaaccctaactttgagcttagtctcccttgggtatcatccctccgtaatcaaggcaccttggttgttgacttagatcttgttgaaggagattctagtacttgttactctctctccttccccaagctcttcctctccaatcccaatctctctccgggaattctaccgcgtgtctcttccacggagattctattggcgtggtccatcgagccacggaggtaagcatcgggtgtatcgggttggtgtgcgtgcgtgagtctcggagttcctcgtgttcatcgccgtgttcttcgtgttcctcgcgttttcccatctcccctttggtttcgacgtcaatccgcaagatcgggccacacacggggtcttagacctcatcatatggtatcggcagcctttggtttccgcggatttgaccctccacccacccgatttcgtccctagaaaattttccaaaaaatccccaaaaatagccccaaattgcctcttgaccgatctgtgatttggttgcgttttgagtggttttggtccgtggatttggagttgttgtgcttgatctactatttccccaactttgagcctccaattccatcgtttcccttcgatttggtcgatttgggcttggttttcgtgaagaacaggagagagaaagctcaatcccgcgaaatccggttgagcagccggtcgaccgggctaccgaccggccgagccggcccagaatccggtcaaccggccgcgcaaccggccaggccggtccacaacccggtccaaccgggcctccgaccgggcgacgcaacgcctccttcgacctcgacatccggcgatctccaccaccaccaccaccaccaccaccaccatcgcaggtataacttgcagctgtcaccttgtaacccctcttccttttgcgatctatcccattgagcattgcttgtctagtgttgcgagacattgcacgtggccccgcattgtgaggtgtgtgtgtagcgttgagtaaggcacccaagcaaacactcgtgtggcgagatagcaaaagcgaggctaacgctaacatagtgcgtcaaaaagccccaaaaacacaaaaagagtgcgagtagcaccatacatccatacatccatacatccatacgcccatacatacaaagtgtccacgtgccaccaaagatacaacgagtgcaaagtgccaccatatacaaaagagaaaaagcttttaagcaaagagagatacgagaagagaggtcgcgtgcgaatctagttgtctcttcctttgcaaccaaagctttgactctccttgtgttagtgtgacaccgagcatccgcacatacaattttccgctcacttttggttgcactaaccccgcttatctcgtgtgtgtgttccacatcctttttccgtgtttatagtgatcttcgcatcaacttttggattttcggatttccaccactcttaacaacatactcgatcttggatttgtcttttggctttccacaacactcgcctaacaccatatttgctagcttttgcgtgtggttttgcgtgtgttcccgatacacttgatcttgctttcggcttggtggattgcctcaatactatcttaccttggtaagagtgcgaggtagtctccttccactaacatacacaacctagtgcttgtctttgtatcatggataggagcggagatgatgcaagggagggagaaatcctccgcaacaccgagaggttggctactcaacacaacctatggacgcaacgccaagagttcaaggagcaactcactctcttcgagacgcgcatcgatgagcaatacgatgaagtggcacacaacttctccgttgtgaaccaagacttggctctccttcgcgaagctacggacaacttgaatggccaaatggcggccaatgatgcgaacatggagcggcgcatggatagcctcgagcgcgccatcaccaacttgggtcgtcatcgccgacaccgctctacttcatcatcctcaagctcatcacaagactactactctcatggccaccgttcgtcctcaagctcctcctcaaggcatgaagaccatcatcgaccgcatcgctcacatgctcgtcatgaagactctcgctccaactctaggcgaggagaaatacatcgccatgctcgtcctcaagaacgtcctccacaagatcgtcctcaaccggatggccatgcccaccatgggcgtgacggccacccacatgacaacgtcttccacaacatggagccacatggtgatgctcaaggccatgaacatcaagaccaaccgaggcgtgatcttcgcaatcatcctcgccatgaccaacgtggaagaggagaaccaccacatgagcaagatgagagggccatctttgggcgtcgccaaccacctcgtcaagatcttcaacaacctcgtcaagatcttcaaccacatcctcaccgtgaaccaagtgaagcaagtgtgcacctccaacaccaacccaatgctatggttggccgtagaagacctcctattcctcctcaagccgcaagagatgaaggtgcccctcctcgtagaagaaacttggaggatgaagagaacatgtttggacgcctcaagttcaccatgccaaagttcaagggtgaagaagatgccgaggcctacctctcatgggcactcaaggtggacaagatattccgcatccacaactactccggtgccaagaaggtggctatggcgtcgcttgagttcgaggactacgcaaacacttggtgggagcaagtcctcactcttcgagaagagaagggagaacctccaattgccacttgggaagaaatgaagaaagagatgcatgctcgctttgtccccacgcactacatgaccgacctcttcaacaagctccaaaagttgaagcaaggtaccaagaccgtcgaggagttctacaaggagatggagctcactatgatgagagcaaacatccaagagtccgatgaccaaaccattgctcgcttcttcaatggcctcaactatcccatcaagcgaattgtggagttccaaccttactccaacatggttgaattggtccatcaagcaacgaaggccgagcgccaagtgattgaggacatcaagtactccaaggccaagacctacttcacctccaagctcgctacatcgactccttctactacatcaactcctcatgctacaagtgccaaggccgacgtgtcctctacaacatccaagaagccgactatccaaagtcgcatgaagcaaacggtctcctccaccgcctcctctaaggcatccacgggaccctctagtgtcacttgcttcaagtgtggcacccaaggtcacaagtcgtttgagtgcaagaacaccaaggtcatgatcactatggagaatggtgatatcgagacgcttgatgaggatgaatatgaagcccttgtgcaagccgccgtggaaagtgaagaagcttatgagcaagaatgtggagaagatcctctcctatgtgagcatgacccaagtccctcacttgtggtcacaagggtgctaactacgcaacctcatgatgtggaagaacaacggtgcaacatcttccaaacccgtgccggaattggtggcaagtcgatcaaggtcatcatagacggtggaagttgccataactgatgtagccccgcctatcgtcgacactacaccatggccaaggagtcccccaagtggaccaacaagcgcaaccccgactatcatcgacgctacaccatggccaaggagtcccccaagtgaaccaacaacacaaacccccgccatatatgtcaaggtgaactccttcctctcgacactcgacctcgtcaataccttggatggaatgctacctcatgacgGCGTGTTAcatatcattaggtacaagagtcatcgaggaaccggagggaaggaactcccatggtgcaaggaagaggagaagaagaaggaaagaagagaagaaggaagaggaagaagaggcgggaggaagaggcccagcctggccggtccaggacccggccgaccggacccacaaccgggccgcccggtcccgagcccggtcaaccggcgccCAACCGGCGCAGCTCCTCGTACCCGGGCGAAGACCGAAACCTCGCAGCTTCCCGGTTTCcgagccggtcgaccggaccccgaccggacaGCCGGTCCACAGGCCCGGCCggaccggacccttgaccggacagcccggtcacaggcccggtcgaccggaccccaaaccggatccgacgggaatgacccaccaaaccgccttaacttatccattcgcgtacctgttcgcccttgctggccttgtatgcctatatatagacccaaggcacccccttacctctttagacaaNNNNNNNNNNNNNNNNNNNNNNNNNNNNNNNNNNNNNNNNNNNNNNNNNNNNNNNNNNNNNNNNNNNNNNNNNNNNNNNNNNNNNNNNNNNNNNNNNNNNatcttgtaggctttggaatctcttcaagggtgagactcgataccccctcgttgctaccgtcttctagattgcatcttggcttggattgcgtgttcgcggtaggaaaatttttgttttctatgctacgttatcctacaatgaatgccaatatgcttgcctgtgaagaaatctagggtttctgatggttgcttgcttaggatcttctgtgtagtcttagctgctaatctatgctatctactggtgctatctgtgcatgtgatcttgttagtgtgcatctgtgcatgctgtctagcttctgtgcacctgatttgtatctggatggtttctgtcttagtggcttttgactggcagtaatccttggtgaaaaccaagtgatgatttacccatatgagcatctgctcatcccatgcttatgcatatgatggattagatccattggatctcttccaggaactaggtataccttgttccagctcctagaaagtaatgctttgttgatgcagacttgggtttgtTCACTGACCCTTCACCTCCggagcttggatgatcttctaggtcaccatgatctctcggtggcttgaggagttgtgtgttggttctgttcttgctcaagaacagatgaactatgcttgtttttgcttcacccttacccggtgatcttatccggtcgaccggtcactcggttctagggtttgtgctccttttatatgatccctacttctctctcgcattgacacacaagcctggcatgcttggtgactatgctcTTGCATGGCCTTGTTGTTGCTGCCCAAcgacacttgagctgtgtgctctcatatgctgaaacttgagcccctgcagctgctcagttttggtctgctgctgatcctatcttgtgctgtccctggttttggacaagcacaagtgtgctgtgacttgattctgtccaaactgaatgttGTGTTAACACTTATGTTCTGGCTAGTGTTGGTTCTTTTTCTTGCAGGTTTAAAATGGATATGGCCAGAAGATACTTTCCAAGTcatatagtctaggttttagtttaggaatcaaattgtaatcttcattttatttctgtttatttttcattgattcttgtatcaagaattttgtaaagacaatgtaatttgtgttgtgatatcaataaagcccaaggtttttgtttatgagcttttgatttatgtagtgtttaaattctgaattaaatattgtatttaatatccagtttgaaattcaaagtcatttgaatttataaattgtgtttgaattatgagttctattttatgttgttcaatgcttattgttaaatgtattgacacttgtcaaatgaaatcaatgccccaaatcaacaagatacaaaagagatcatgtcgaaatttccctaactcacattgcctaaccctaagtgcaagatgagagagaatctcgatccctcttaggtttagttgcaataaggcgcgaaaatttcccccgttttgcgatgaaatgcacatcccatttctaaatctacccttcgtgttCTGTGCTGGTTTCGTCACGTTGTGACTGATGTTCATCAACAGTTTGTGACTCAATTTCTGCACTGTTTTGACTGCTGTCTTCTTCAGCATGCGTAGTTTCCTGCAACATATTAGCACCAGACACAATAGGCACAATATAGGTAGTACAATTTTGAGCACTCTCATGAGAAGTGGAAGGTGGAAGAAGTAGGATCTCCTTTTTGAGAAGAGCACCGGCGTTTGGATGAAGAGAAGCAAATGGGAAGATATTTTCATCAAACACCACATCACGGGAGATGTACACGCGGCCTGTAGAAATATCTAAACATTTTACACCTTTGTGAAGGGGActgtagccaagaaagacacagcgTTTTGAGCGAAAGGCGAGTTTTCGTTTGTTGTAAGGGCGAAGATTGGGCCAACAGGCACAACCAAAGGTTCTAAGAGCATCATAATTTGGTGTAACATGAAGAAGACGTTCAGTGGGAGTCTCAAAGTTAAGTACTTTGCTAGGGAGCAGATTTATGAGAAAGGTAGCAGTTATAAATGCTTCATCCCAGAATTTCAGAGGCATGGATGCATTGGCAAGTAAAGCAAGCCCAACTTCAACTATATGACGATGTTTTCTTTCAGCtgaaccattttgttgatgagcatgaggacaagAGACATGATGTGTAATGCCAACCTTCTGAAAGAAACCATTTAGTTTCTCATATTCACCTCCCCAATCCGTTTGCATAGTGACAATTTTCTTGTCAAACTTGCGCTCAACAAATTGTTGAAAGTTAAGAAaggcttgataaacatcagaacgcttcttaagcaaataaatccatgtgaatttactaaaatcatcaataaagcttacataatatgcatgttttcccacagagagaggagcagggccccatacatcagaaaagactTGCTCCAAAGGAGCAGTGGAAACACTAGAAGAAGTGGGGTATGGTAACTGATGGCTCTTGGCCAACTGACAAGAATCACAGACATATGGGGTACTCTCtggggtgtaagctattttatttcttctaagaacttgttgaaccacgaatgaagatggatgtcctaagcggcgatgccatgtagatgatgatggctttATTGTGATGAAGGCGTGCTTGGCGGTCTCATGAAACATGGGCACCAAAGGATAGAGACCACCCCAGCAGGGGCCCCTAAAGAGAGTCCTTCGAGTTGCTTGGTCCTTGATTAAGAAGAagaaaggatgaaactcaataaagacatgattatcaagGGTAAAGCGATGGACTGATAAAAGATTTTTCGATGCACTAGGAACATGAAGGATGTTGTTTAGATCAAAGGAACCATGAGGAGTGCGCAGAACTGAATTACCAATATGACTAATGTGCATACCTGTGCCTTCAGCAGTGCGGACTCGGTCTTGACCATGGTACTTGTTGGCGATGAGAAGCTTGTTTAGTTCACTAGTAATATGATCAGTGGCACCTGTATCAGTATACCAGTTTGTATCAACACCATATGACGCAAGGTTTGCTCCTTTGTCGCCATCATCTCTGTCCTTTTTGTCATCAGAATAGCGCCACCAACAAGCATTTGCAGGATGGCCATGTTTCTTACAAATTTGGCACTCAGTGTCAACATATGGAGTGGGGACGCGGTCTGAACGGCGTCCATCTGTCCGGCGGTAGCCACCACCATCATCTCTGCGTCTGTCACGGCGATCATCCCTGCGATCACCGCGACGATCATCACGGCGCCAGTTGTCATCATCACGGCGATAATTTCCACGGCCATCATCTTTGCGCCAATTTCTGTCATCCTCTCGGTATCCACCGCCACGGTATGGGCCACGGTCTGGACTGCGAgcccgaggaggtggaggagtgcGACCACGGGGCGGGGGTGTACGGGCGCGAGAACGCTGATCACCGCGTCGCGCCAGATTTGCAGAGGAGATAAAGGAGCCATTCTCCTCAACCCCATTGCGCATGTCGTAGGAGCTCAGCTGCTCATAGAATTCCTCTAGAGATGTGCCCGGGTTGCCATTGACAGTAGTAATGAGAGCATTGTACTCTCCTTTGTCTAGCCCATGCAGCAGATAGCCTAAGAGTTCATCGTCCTCAACTGGTTTCCCAAGTGCGGACAGCTCGGATGCAAAACCCCTCATCTTGGTGTAATATTGGTCCGCAGTCAGGGAGAGCTTCTTGGTATCATTAAGTTCACCTCGCAGATGTTGTGCCTTGGTGCGGGAGGCAGTTTTAAACATAGCTCCAATGGCAGTCCAGGCTTCGGCAGTGGAGGTAACATCAAGCAGATGTGACAAAATCTCTGGTGACAGAGTATTGAGAAGAAAACGGAGCACCTGTTGGTCTCTGGCCATCCACTCTATGTGAGCGGGATTGGGAATTCTGGTCTTGTTCTTTTCTGAGTCCTCCACTTCAATGGTTCGTGCAGGTGCTCTGTCCGATCCATCCAGGAGGGCCATCACGTTCGCACCACGGAAGGCCGGGAGAACGAGAGCTTTCCATAGCAGGAAATTGTTGCGCGTCAGTTGTTGAGCAGGAGGAGCCCCCAAGGCAGCAGCGAGGGCAGAGCTCGACATCCCCGATGAACTAGACGCACTCATGGTTGATGATGAACCGATCTAGGGTTGTAGTCCGGCGGCGACAGCAGGATCTGATGCAGCGACGGATTGTATGtgtgtgtggcggcggcggcagcagcttgaTCTGAAgaatcagcggcggcggcgacggctggAGTTTTGTCTggctgaggcggcggcggctgggaacCAGCGACGGCGGCAACAGCTTGTAGTTGTCTGGGTTTCTTGGGTTGTTTGTGGAGGCGCGGTGACGGCAGAGAAGACTGCGGTGACGGCGCGGTTTGTTTTTGTGTTGTGGCGGCACACGGCGGCGGCtgaaacagcggcggcggcggcggcagctaggTCTGGGAAGAGGGCggttctgataccatgttaattaATCTGGGCGGAACAAGTGCCTTTGCCTCGGCCTTGGTTTCGTGTTATATTGGGCAAAACTGCCAAAACCGGATATTACAGAGTCTGTTACAAAGAGTTCGTATCACATACGATAAAGGAGATATAAAACATCTAATACATATTCTAACAGGTCTTGCAGGACTTGATACAACTTACAAGCACAGAAATAACACATGAATAAAGAGGATATGCCTATCAGGACGAGCATCGCTGCACTAGCTTCAAGACAggtttatttgcatgctcggaaaCTTGCTGTTGCAACTCTTGCTTGATTTCGTCGCTGTAGGAACCCTTAAGCCACAACTCCTTGAGATCTAGATACTCTAGTCCAGAAATCCGCAAAGACGCCCCACCGGAGCAGTGAATCTTCAGCACCTCAACTCGCTGAGTCCCCCAGTCTACAAAAGTTACATGTAACTTGGAGGTGCAATGGATCTCTAGGAACCGTAACTCCCAAAAGACACCATCTCCCAGTGTGCTAAAATGGAGTTCCGCATCTTGAATTGGCTTGATACAAAGGCGACGTAAGAAATCTGTATATGGCATTCCCCCAAGGAAGCGCATGTCCTCTTGCAATAGTATAGTCAATTCAAGATCTATCTTCTGGAGATTATCAAGTTGTTTGATCCAGATCGGCAGTTTCTTTACATGCCCGTAAATCTTAAGGCTCTTTAGGGTCTTAGGTGGCTGGGAAATCATGTCATCGAAACAAGCAAATAACCCCTGCTTATCCTTATCGATTCGAGCTGATAAGGACTCCAGATGACCGTGGCCGGAGATGAAAGTACACAACTCTTGGATGTTTCGCCTGTTTATGCCAGATACACCGAGCTTGCGCAGCTGTGTAAGGTTTTTAAGCTTCTTTAGGATTTCCTTCCCATTAGGAATGTTGGCATTGACAACACCAATAGTATGCAAGCCCGTCAAGTTCCCAATCCCAACAGGAACCTCAACACCATCATTATCAACTCGGTGTCTGTGCAACTTGGTTAACCAGCTAGACACCAAACTGCGTGGCCGGCAGCTCCATGACCACTGTGTTGATGCCTGAACCTCATCTGCCGTTTGCGGTAGTGTTGTGACCATGTCATCAGTGCCCACTGGTGGTGTTGATGTAGGGTGTACATTTGTTGTTAGTATACTTGCAACAGATTCATCACCTTCATCTGATGGTATGATGGTACCGGCACGAACGTATTTTAACTTCTGTAGCTTGATGATACACAACGGTAGCatgacaattgaggtgtgtctgACATCCAAAGTTTGCAGCTGCCTCAGGCCACCAAATGATTCTGGTAGATGGCTTATCTCTTTGCATCCTCTCAGAGAGAGAAACTTAAGACGAGGTAGTACCTTCGCGATCTGCTCAAGGTCACCATCTAGTATACCTGATGTTTCCGACATATCTAACACCCGGAGTATAGTCATGTtggaagatagaaagaatggcatCCACTTCCCAAACACTGTCAAGGACCGTAGACGCGAGAAGTCCAGGCTCCTAAAGACCGTGATATCTCTGTCCCAGTTACTCCTTATGGTCAGATGTTGTCCTCCGTTTTGCGAGTTCAGGCTGCAATTCCCCTCCAGTGCAAAAAAGACAAGGTTGTCTTCCATTGGCTGTGAAATGATGTATTCATGAAAGAAACCATTTACTTGGTATAGGTACTTCATTGCCTTCTGACACTGTTGGATTATGCTCAAGTTGGTGAGTTCCAAGAACAACTTCTTCCCATTCTCCACTGCCGTCCCACTGCATGTGTCCCTGCAATAACCTTCAGCAATCCACCGTCTCAACAAATGACTCCGCCTTATGTTGTGGTTCCGAGGGAAGATTGACATATAGAAGATACATGGCTTGAGGGAATCTGAGGCTTCTGAGCAACGCTCAAAGTAGGACTGCATCCAAGAAAATAGATCCCTTAACATGTGACACCCTTGATTGGTCTTCAACATGCCCATAAAGTCATCAGTTATATCACTCAAGATCTTCCGGTGGGAATTATCATCGGCTATTTCTTTGGCAGCGAATTGGCCTATAGTAGCAATAACTTTAGGAATCCCGCCACATCTGCCTATGGTAGCTTCATAAGGCTCCAACATGCTACGAGTCACCTCCTCTCCATCCCACGTTATCTAAAATTTAGAATAGATTAACttataaattttttaaaaaatctcaATTATGCAAAACGCAATTTCCATAAGTACTTCAGTCTCAATACCAAAATTAAAATACCAGATTTTCATAACTAATAAGAAATGAATCTAAAATTGAACTCGAAAAAATAAATTCAAATATGTGATTTATTTCCATGCGTGGCATGGTCAAACATAGTTTTTCCTTATTTTGAATCTTTTTTAAACTCAAAATTACCATGTTGAGTTTTATCCAAATCAAGGTTCTTTTCAGTATGGATTTTACCATCTCCTTTGGAAATAGTTGACATGTTGATGGGTACGCCGTCCCGGCCAAACCGACCAACGAGATTTGCCGAGCTCCCCGTATGGCAATTCGTCATCCTTTTAGCTCGGCTAGTTTAGTCACAAGACATCTTGCTTGGCTAGATCAATGCACACAACCAATTGTTCCTTTGGTAATCTTGTAAAAATCCGCACAACGGCTCTCGTGAGGGCCCTAGGATTGACCAAATAGACTGCGCGGCTGGGCTAACTATTAGATCGTTTGGGTGCTTCATTAAAACCCGCACaacaactctctctctctctcccgtgtTCCCCATTCCTCCTCTCATGTCGTGCTCACTCGTAAGCGCCACGGCCGTCGACTGATGTTCAAACTCCGCGGTCGAATCTACCGCATCGACGACTGATGCTAACGCCCCCCCCCCGCGCGCATCGACGGCATGCTGTATTGGGAGAAGTGAGTGTCTCTACGAAGGGTCATTGGCTGAGTAGTGATGCGTGTGTTTATCTTCCATTGTTAGGGTCAGGGACCAAACATATTTGGGAATTTGACGAATTTCAGCTTGATTCCATTTGTTTTCCTCATATATTGTTGTTTTAAGTCCAGAACAACGTCCTTCATTGTGAGAAGTCTGCTGTGTTCGAGGAAAAAAACAAAAGGAGGCGGTTTTTGGGCTATGAAGATCATGTGAGTGATTTTTTTCATTTGATCTAGTCACTCATTTTACGTTAGGTCTGTTAATAACTTGGTCACTGATTTTAGATTTGATTTGTTAAAAGGTTAAGTAATGTTAACTAGCTAAAAGAGAAAGTGTGCCCTGTCCaatttaaagaaaatagcttTGTTAAATCTGCTTTTGATGATTGTGTGAATAAAATCTGCTCGGTTCTATTTAAAACAAATAGCCTTGCTAAGTCTGCCTTGATGATTCTGTGAATAAAATGTGCCCTGCAGGGACGgcttttgtaaaca encodes:
- the LOC124655709 gene encoding disease resistance protein Pik-2-like yields the protein MLEPYEATIGRCGGIPKVIATIGQFAAKEIADDNSHRKILSDITDDFMGMLKTNQGCHMLRDLFSWMQSYFERCSEASDSLKPCIFYMSIFPRNHNIRRSHLLRRWIAEGYCRDTCSGTAVENGKKLFLELTNLSIIQQCQKAMKYLYQVNGFFHEYIISQPMEDNLVFFALEGNCSLNSQNGGQHLTIRSNWDRDITVFRSLDFSRLRSLTVFGKWMPFFLSSNMTILRVLDMSETSGILDGDLEQIAKVLPRLKFLSLRGCKEISHLPESFGGLRQLQTLDVRHTSIVMLPLCIIKLQKLKYVRAGTIIPSDEGDESVASILTTNVHPTSTPPVGTDDMVTTLPQTADEVQASTQWSWSCRPRSLVSSWLTKLHRHRVDNDGVEVPVGIGNLTGLHTIGVVNANIPNGKEILKKLKNLTQLRKLGVSGINRRNIQELCTFISGHGHLESLSARIDKDKQGLFACFDDMISQPPKTLKSLKIYGHVKKLPIWIKQLDNLQKIDLELTILLQEDMRFLGGMPYTDFLRRLCIKPIQDAELHFSTLGDGVFWELRFLEIHCTSKLHVTFVDWGTQRVEVLKIHCSGGASLRISGLEYLDLKELWLKGSYSDEIKQELQQQVSEHANKPVLKLVQRCSS